In Methanobacterium bryantii, the following proteins share a genomic window:
- a CDS encoding sensor histidine kinase, giving the protein MRINLMLQNKKYQIAVIGLLIGFSLFLIYYFHYMLGISVVFTHFFYIPIILAAIWWKKKGLIVPLLLSLALILSHIFSGEISLPVTEDYLRSVMFIFVGVIVVILSNEIEKSRESLSESEEKYRSVVESAVAAIITLNSDGNIISWNKGAHNIFGYTENEIIGKSATILMPEKYREKFYSGLRKSNEKYNSFNKEGMDALRKNRNEFPFDMSVATWNSRGENYFTAIIYDITERKRAEKQLKESLNEKEILLKEIHHRVKNNLMVISSLLSLQSRYIKDKTTLNIFKESQSRARSMALIHEKLYNSNDLKRINFGEYIRTLTTDLFYTYVADPNLIKLNMDVEDIMLDINTAVPLGLIVNELVSNSMKHAFPIAYGSELRENISTNPNEINVNFKSEDDDFILIVKDNGVGFPEGLDFKNLDSLGLRLVNSLTDQIRGNIQLKVDDGTEFKIIFKENEY; this is encoded by the coding sequence ATGAGAATAAATCTTATGCTGCAGAATAAAAAATATCAAATTGCAGTAATAGGATTGCTTATTGGGTTTTCACTTTTTTTAATATATTATTTTCATTATATGCTTGGAATTAGTGTAGTTTTCACTCATTTTTTCTATATTCCAATTATTTTGGCTGCTATTTGGTGGAAAAAGAAGGGTTTAATTGTTCCCCTTTTATTATCACTGGCTCTAATTTTGAGCCATATTTTCTCTGGAGAAATTAGTCTTCCGGTAACTGAAGATTACCTTCGATCTGTAATGTTTATCTTTGTGGGTGTTATTGTTGTGATTTTAAGTAATGAAATTGAAAAATCAAGAGAAAGTCTAAGTGAAAGTGAAGAAAAGTATCGTTCAGTAGTTGAATCAGCAGTAGCAGCAATTATAACTTTGAATAGTGATGGAAATATTATTTCATGGAATAAAGGAGCGCATAATATTTTTGGATACACTGAAAACGAAATTATAGGCAAATCTGCAACTATTTTGATGCCTGAAAAATATAGGGAAAAATTTTATAGCGGATTACGCAAATCAAATGAAAAGTATAATTCTTTTAATAAAGAGGGAATGGATGCATTAAGAAAGAATAGAAATGAATTTCCTTTTGATATGTCTGTTGCTACCTGGAATTCTAGAGGAGAAAACTATTTCACTGCAATTATTTATGATATTACTGAACGTAAAAGAGCAGAGAAACAACTAAAAGAATCTCTAAATGAGAAAGAAATTCTTTTAAAAGAGATTCATCATAGAGTAAAGAATAATCTAATGGTTATTTCAAGTTTACTTAGTTTGCAATCAAGATATATCAAAGATAAAACTACTCTTAATATTTTCAAGGAAAGTCAGAGCAGAGCTAGATCAATGGCTTTAATCCATGAAAAGCTTTATAATTCAAATGATCTTAAACGAATTAACTTTGGCGAATACATAAGAACATTAACTACAGATTTGTTCTACACATATGTAGCTGATCCAAATCTCATTAAATTGAATATGGATGTCGAAGATATAATGCTTGACATTAACACGGCAGTTCCTCTTGGTTTAATAGTTAATGAGCTTGTATCAAATTCTATGAAACATGCTTTTCCAATAGCATATGGCTCTGAATTGAGAGAAAATATAAGTACCAACCCCAATGAAATTAATGTTAATTTTAAGTCAGAAGATGATGATTTCATACTTATTGTTAAAGATAATGGAGTTGGATTTCCAGAGGGATTAGATTTTAAAAACTTGGATTCCCTGGGATTGAGATTAGTAAATAGTCTTACTGATCAAATTCGAGGCAATATTCAGCTTAAAGTAGATGATGGGACTGAATTTAAAATTATATTTAAAGAAAATGAATATTAG